In Syngnathus scovelli strain Florida chromosome 10, RoL_Ssco_1.2, whole genome shotgun sequence, the following are encoded in one genomic region:
- the LOC137840706 gene encoding janus kinase and microtubule-interacting protein 3-like yields MLYEALPQRDCPATDGEKASHAGVNDVLTADQREELRSTVDQWKRALMCELRERDACILQERMDLLHSAQKRNKELKEFIEAQKRQIKQLEEKFLFLFLFFSLAFILWP; encoded by the exons atgttgtacgaggcgctaccgcagcgggactgccccgccacggacggcgaaaaagccagccacgctggcgtgaatgacgtgctgacggcggatcagagagaagagcttaggagcaccgtggaccaatggaagcgagccctgatgtgcgagttgagggagcgcgacgcttgcatcctccaagagagaatggatctgctgcacagcgcgcaaaag aggaacaaagagctgaaagaattcatcgaagctcagaagagacaaatcaaacaattggaggagaagtttctgtttctctttctattcttctccttggccttcattctgtggccctaa